One window from the genome of Prinia subflava isolate CZ2003 ecotype Zambia chromosome 2, Cam_Psub_1.2, whole genome shotgun sequence encodes:
- the LOC134564404 gene encoding L-threonine 3-dehydrogenase, mitochondrial-like: MPIVRNLGRAASQLLQSSGCGCGVSLVPVRAIGVSPRQVASDASFHSVTFSESDHPRVLITGGLGQLGVGLAKLLRKRFGKNNVILSDIRKPADNVFYSGPFIFADILDYKNLREIVVNNRITWLFHYSALLSAVGEANVPLARAVNITGLHNVLDIAAEHNLRLFVPSTIGAFGPTSPRDPTPDLCIQRPRTIYGVSKVHAELMGEYYHYRYGLDFRCLRYPGIISADSQPGGGTTDYAVQIFHDAIKTGKFKCYLRPDTRLPMMYIDDCLKATLEVMEAPAEALTMRTYNISAMSFTPEELAQEVQKYVPELQMSYNVDQVRQAIADSWPMNFDDSNARRDWGWKHDYDLPELVTTMFSYLGSDSRIAQAN, translated from the exons ATGCCAATCGTCAGGaacctgggcagggctgccagccagctgctgcagagctctggctgtggctgtggggtgTCCCTGGTGCCCGTCAGGGCCATCGGGGTGTCCCCACGCCAGGTGGCCTCCGACGCCAGCTTCCACTCGGTGACGTTCTCCGAGTCGGATCATCCCCGGGTGCTAATCACAG GTGGTCTTGGCCAGCTCGGAGTGGGACTTGCAAAGCTGCTCAG GAAACGCTTTGGAAAGAACAATGTGATCTTGTCTGACATTAGAAAGCCTGCAGATAATGTTTTTTATAGTG GCCCTTTTATCTTCGCGGATATCCTGGACTACAAGAACCTGCGGGAGATCGTGGTGAACAACCGCATCACGTGGCTGTTCCACTACAGCGCCCTGCTCAGCGCCGTGGGAGAGGCCAACGTGCCCCTGGCCAGGGCTGTCAATATCACCG gtTTACACAATGTTCTGGATATTGCAGCTGAGCATAATTTGAGGCTCTTTGTTCCAAGCACCATTGGAGCCTTTGGACCCACCTCTCCTCGAGATCCAACTCCTGATCTCTGCATTCAGAGACCAAGGACAATCTATGGAGTCTCCAAGGTCCACGCTGAGCTCATGGGAGAA taCTACCACTACCGCTATGGCCTGGACTTCCGCTGCCTCAGGTATCCCGGGATTATCTCTGCTGATTCCCAGCCTGGCGGGGGAACAACTG aTTATGCTGTCCAGATTTTCCATGATGCCATAAAGACTGGCAAGTTCAAGTGTTACCTGAGGCCGGACACCCGGCTGCCCATGATGTACATCGACGACTGCCTCAAGGCCACGCTGGAGGTCATGGAGGCCCCTGCAGAAGCCCTGACCATGAGGACCTACAACATCAGTGCCATGAGCTTCACTCCTGAGGAGCTGGCCCAGGAGGTGCAGAAGTATGTCCCCGAGCTCCAGATGTCCTACAACGTGGATCAAGTCAGGCAGGCCATAG ctgACAGCTGGCCCATGAACTTCGACGACAGCAACGCCCGCAGGGATTGGGGTTGGAAACACGATTATGACCTCCCCGAGCTGGTGACCACAATGTTTAGCTACCTTGGGTCTGACTCCAGGATTGCCCAAGCTAACTGA